One genomic segment of Styela clava chromosome 3, kaStyClav1.hap1.2, whole genome shotgun sequence includes these proteins:
- the LOC120343076 gene encoding uncharacterized protein LOC120343076 yields the protein MSTILLWIHVAFIYTGYVLSDDIPCQEGSAQHTNIYFANVTSNFNFEIWNKSNPYNYSLTVTYKWDLGIPRDFVFDGFLYKHVDREKEEKKLSSQNIGFGSLFGISSFGIQGLASLPEDKKCDNSSDKSLWAVNNNGSSVECKIPCSEYLPPPCQSNEVCSRIIEDGFSTLPREANQLEVALEFGRSYDMKILIYRHWKVLKTYEFPHNKIIRFCRDELIDKQKYEPGFADAFCEREQDMQESTLSAGPPSYFEMYSVNRDLRTNRGNVGFRWKAPMDISKRVNLTGFLINTHSGLGQDIMIKVDQHDVDFFYKTSVKNIVFEKPHLISITPILTFDINICYKKCSKHGYILSKEYTIPDIDACDEPTRYCDIIANCTDLPSQNTTSAICSCPIGFSGNGINDSRSEGTGCQKINRCNFSIESYPCHSNAICEDFDSTSESVICSCPKYYVGNGYKEGYGCMKLSIVVFLSIGIPCIFIFLIILMMLMRRIKITRKRTIRRKFSKFVMTSDAKYTSPDWSIKFNNNTKQCGLFGEKYEIDRNDIQFTEIIGRGNFGVVHKAILKTKENESKEVAVKTTAEPHTIEMEMEFQAEIYLITSLNKHANIMGMIGCCTMGKSPIYLVTQFMKYGDLKHFLWDAREEKNRARDLIYNITERDIYRIGEQVASGMEYLTGLRFIHGDLAARNVLVDEGLQCKISDFGLTNDVYRYGVIKGAREKKVPLRWISPERMLNGTVPITWRSDVWSFGILLYEAITLGSTPYPGIESEDLLKKVQSGYRMSCPSTCSQHLYNVMLNCWEWIPSNRPSFKQLRETLKMPVTKLRQHYVNISAVEYNS from the exons ATGTCAACCATACTCCTATGGATTCACGTAGCATTCATTTACACGGGCTACGTACTTTCAGACGACATACCATGCCAGGAGGGATCAG cACAACATACAAACATATATTTTGCCAATGTTACGAGCAACTTTAACTTCGAGATATGGAACAAAAGTAATCCGTACAACTACTCACTTACAGTGACCTACAAATGGGATCTTGGAATTCCAAGAG attttgtttttgatggaTTTTTATACAAACACGTAGATAGGGAGAAGGAAGAAAAGAAACTATCGTCACAAAATATTGGATTTGGCTCTCTTTTCGGGATATCATCATTCGGAATACAAG GACTTGCGTCATTGCCAGAGGATAA aaaatgtGACAATAGTAGCGACAAATCGCTGTGGGCAGTCAACAATAACGGCAGTTCAGTCGAGTGTAAAATTCCATGTTCTGAGTATCTTCCACCTCCATGCCAATCTAATGAAGTCTGTTCTAGAATTATAGAAGATGGGTTTTCTACTTTACCCAGA GAGGCTAATCAATTGGAAGTTGCGTTGGAGTTTGGACGAAGTTAtgacatgaaaatattaatatatcgCCATTGGAAAGTGCTGAAGACATATGAATTTCCTCACAacaaaattattcgattttgtcGAGATGAATTGATcgacaaacaaaaatatgagcCTGGATTCGCTGATGCATTTTGCGAAAGAGAACAAGACATGCAAG AATCGACATTGAGTGCCGGGCCGCCATCATACTTTGAAATGTATTCTGTGAACCGTGATCTTCGAACAAATCGTGGAAATGTTGGTTTCCGGTGGAAAGCTCCTATGGATATTTCTAAACGAGTCAATCTCACCGGATTCCTGATCAACACACACAGCGGCCTTGGCCAAGATATCATGATA AAAGTTGATCAACATGATGTAGATTTCTTTTACAAAACCTCAGTGAAAAATATTGTGTTTGAAAAACCACATTTGATATCAATTACTCCTATTCTTACATTTGATATAAACAtatgttacaaaaaatgcaGTAAACACGGTTACATTCTTTCAAAGGAATATACCATTCCAG ATATTGATGCATGTGATGAACCGACAAGATACTGCGATATCATTGCAAACTGCACGGATCTGCCAAGCCAAAACACTACGTCAGCTATTTGTTCATGTCCCATTGGATTTAGTGGAAACGGAATAAATGACTCCAGGTCGGAAGGAACTGGTTGCCAAAAGATAAATCGttgtaatttttcaatagaAAGTTACCCTTGTCATTCTAACGCAATATGTGAAGATTTTGACTCGACTTCTGAAAGTGTTATCTGCTCGTGTCC GAAATATTATGTCGGTAATGGATACAAAGAAGGATATGGATGTATGAAGTTATCTATTGTGGTGTTTCTTTCAATAGGAATACCATGTATATTCATATTTCTCATAATACTCATGATGTTGATGagaagaataaaaataacaagAAAAAG AACTATCAGAAGAAAATTCTCTAAATTTGTTATGACGAGTGATGCAAAATATACATCACCTGATTGGTCGATCAAATTCAACAACAATACAAAACAATGTGGATTGtttggtgaaaaatatgaaattgatagGAATGACATCCAGTTCACAG aaatcATTGGCCGTGGAAATTTTGGAGTTGTTCACAAAGCAATTCTGAAAACCAAGGAAAACGAATCAAAAGAAGTCGCTGTGAAAACAACAGCAG AGCCCCACACGATAGAAATGGAAATGGAATTTCAAGCCGAAATTTATCTTATTACTTCACTGAATAAGCACGCGAACATCATGGGAATGATTGGATGTTGCACAATGGGGAAATCACCCATATACCTTGTTACACAATTTATGAAATATGGagatttgaaacattttctatgGGATGCAAGAGAG gaaaaaaatAGAGCCCGTGATCTAATATACAATATTACTGAAAGAGATATTTACAGAATTGGTGAACAAGTTGCGAGTGGAATGGAATACTTAACTGGGTTGAGATTTATTCATGGAGATCTTGCTGCCAGAAATGTCTTAGTTGATGAG ggaCTGCAATGTAAAATATCAGACTTTGGACTAACCAATGACGTCTATCGGTATGGTGTTATAAAAGGAGCGAGAGAGAAGAAAGTACCCCTAAGATGGATCAGTCCTGAACGAATGTTGAATGGAACAGTTCCAATAACTTGGAGAAGTGACGT ATGGTCATTTGGAATACTCTTGTACGAAGCCATCACCCTTGGATCAACTCCATACCCTGGAATCGAATCGGAAGATTTGTTGAAAAAGGTTCAATCGGGATATCGGATGAGTTGTCCGTCAACCTGCAGTCAACATTT ATATAACGTCATGTTGAATTGCTGGGAGTGGATACCATCGAATCGACCATCTTTCAAACAACTGAGAGAAACATTGAAAATGCCTGTAACAAAACTGAGACAACATTATGTTAATATATCGGCTGTTGAGTACAATTCATAA